The following nucleotide sequence is from Anaerolineae bacterium.
TTGTGGGGACAATGGGCAGCATGTTCGTCGGCTTTATCGCCGTCGCCGCGATCCAGCGATTCCACCTGCCAGACGAGGTAGCGGGCCAATTCACGGGCTTCCTGGTGGGAGGGCAGTTGATCGCCAACCTGATTTACGGCCCTATCGCCGACCGGTTCGGCCACAAGCGGGTCTTAGAGATCGGCGCACTAAGCAACATCGGTACGGCGGCGTTAGCCCTGTTGGCACCTGCGCCAGCCTGGATCTACCTGGCGTTTGCACTCCAAGGGAGCACTGTGGCATCTTACATCATGTCGGGCATGAGCATCACCTTCGAGTTCAGCGAGCCAGAGGTGCGCCCGACATATATCGGCCTGTCCGGCACCGTTATCGGCGTGTTCAGCGGGATCGCACCGCTGATCGGCGGATGGTTGGCCGAACGATTAGGATATAACTGGCTATTCGGATTGTGTCTGGCTATTCTGATCGCAAGTTGGGCTATGTTGCATTGGTGGGTGGTGGATCCGCGCTTCATGCGCATCAGGCGGAGCACAGTGGCGGAAACTCCTGCACTGACTTCATGAGGGAGAAGAAGATGCAAGCAGCGCTATACGCAGGTGTCCACGACATCCAATTGGTAGAGCGGGTGAGGCCTGTTCCTCAGGCAGGCGAACTATTGGTACAGGTACATGCCTGCGGCATCTGCGGCACAGATCGCCACATCTACCATGGTGAGGCACCAGCATGTCCACCAGTGATCCTAGGCCATGAGTTTGCTGGCGAGGTGGTAGCAGTGGGGCCGGGGGTCAGCCCTAACTGGATTGGCCGTCGCGTCGCTGTGGACCCAAATATCTACTGCGGGCGATGTGAGTACTGCCGGGACGGGCGAATCCAGCTTTGCACCGGGCTAAGGGCTATCGGCGTGACCCAGGATGGCGGCTTTGCCCAGTTCTGTGCCGTACCAGAAGCCCAGGCGCTTCCCGTGCCGGAAGGGCTTAGCCTGGAGGAGGCCGCTATGACTGAACCAGTGGCCTGTTGTCTGCACGGGATAGACCTGGCCGAGGTGCGTGCTGGACAGCGGGTGGCGGTGCTGGGTGGCGGGGCCATCGGCCTAATCTTGGCGCAACTGGCGCGGGCACGAGGAGCCATAGACGTGGTGGTAAGCGAGCCCGCTGCACCCCGCCGGCAGCTGGCAGTCGAGTTGGGTATTGACTCGGTCGCACCCACCGAGCTGGGGGAACGGCTTCCTGACGGCGCAGACGTGGTGATCGAAGCCGCAGGCACGCGGACGACGGCCGCGCAGGCATTGGAGATCGCTCGGCGTGGGGCTACGGTCCTCCTCTTCGGCGTCACGCCGATGGGCCAGAAGATTGAGATGGAACCCTTTCAGGTCTTCCGTAAAGAGCTCACTATCAAAGGCTCGCACATCAACCCTTTCACCATGCGACGGGCGTTGGCCCTATTGGAGAGTGGCCAGGTACAGGTTGCGCCGCTAATCACCCATCGGATCGGCCTGGCGGACCTGGCGAGTACGCTGGCAACCCCCGCTCCACCGGAGATGATGAAGGCGATGGTGGTCATTGACGTACCATCTAGCCCATAATTATGATCGCCAAGGGAAAGGGTCTATGCTAATCCCTTTCACCCGAGGATGGAACAGACTCATTTGGAGCACGAGCCGATTATTTTTTAGACAAGGAGCACTACCATGAAAGTA
It contains:
- a CDS encoding zinc-dependent alcohol dehydrogenase family protein, with translation MQAALYAGVHDIQLVERVRPVPQAGELLVQVHACGICGTDRHIYHGEAPACPPVILGHEFAGEVVAVGPGVSPNWIGRRVAVDPNIYCGRCEYCRDGRIQLCTGLRAIGVTQDGGFAQFCAVPEAQALPVPEGLSLEEAAMTEPVACCLHGIDLAEVRAGQRVAVLGGGAIGLILAQLARARGAIDVVVSEPAAPRRQLAVELGIDSVAPTELGERLPDGADVVIEAAGTRTTAAQALEIARRGATVLLFGVTPMGQKIEMEPFQVFRKELTIKGSHINPFTMRRALALLESGQVQVAPLITHRIGLADLASTLATPAPPEMMKAMVVIDVPSSP